CAACTCCTCGACGCGCCCTTGCTGGCGTGGGGCAATACAGGGGCAACGGCAGTGGGGTAAAAAATGAAAGGGCCCGTAACCCCTGAGGATTACGAGCCCTTTCAAGTGGAGGCGGAGGGAATCGAACCCTCGTCCGAAAGCCGTCTGCTCTTTGACCCTACGTGCGTAGTCCGCGATTTGCTACGTCACCTGGACTCCCACGGACGGGATTCCCGATGCCGGTCCTGGAAAGATCTCGTCACCTCGGGCCCAGGCACCCTCAGCGACCAGTCCGCATTATGACGGCCCATCCCCACCCCACGGACCGAGAGCAGGGGGACCGCGCACTAAAGACTGCTAATTAGGCAGCCAGCGCGAGCTCAACGTTGTCGTTGGCTTTTGTGTTGTTGTCGGCAGTTTAACGAGGTCCCAACAAGCTCGGCACGCGTCTCGAACTTCAATGCCCCCGTCGAAGCCAGGTCGCCCCCAGATTCGCCGTACTGCATGCGGCCGCGACTGCTCCGCACCCGACTTACATTAACCGCTGAACGCCCCCCGTCAATCCTCTCCTGCGACGATGGGGTCGCTCCGCCAACATCCTGCCCCTCCCCACCGGGCAGCCCACCGGGCCCTCCCCGGGCCCCCCGCCCCTCCCGGAGGCACCTCCCATGAAGGCGTACGAGCTCCAGCACACCACCGGCATCGACGGCTGGGTCCCCGTCGAAAAGCCCCGGCCCCAGCCCGGCCCCGGCCAAGCGCTCGTCCGCATCCACGCCGTGTCCCTCAACTACCGCGACCTCATCATCGCCCGGGGCACCTACCCGGGAGCGAAGACACCCCTCGTCCCCGTCTCCGACGGCGCGGGCGAGGTCGTCGCCGTCGGGGACGGCGTCACCCGCGTCAGACCCGGAGACCGCGTCGCCCCCACCTTCTTCCAGGTGTGGACCGACGGGCAGGCCACCCCGGAGAAGGTCGCCCACGCGCTCGGCGGCGGCGTGCCCGGCGTGCTCGCGGAGTACGTCTGCCTGGACGCGGAAGGGCTCGTGCTCCTGCCCGACTGGCTCTCCTATGAGGAGGGCGCCACCCTGCCCTGCGCCGCCGTCACCGCCTGGAACGCGCTCGTCCCCCAGGGCGGCCTGAAGCCCGGGCAGACGGTGCTCGCCCAGGGCACGGGCGGCGTCTCCATCTTCGCGCTCCAGTTCGCCCGCATCCTCGGCGCCCGCGTCATCCTCACCTCCAGCAGCGACGACAAGCTGGCGCGCGGCAAGCACCTGGGCGCGGACGGGCTCGTCAACTACAAGAGGTCACCGGCCTGGGAAGAGGACGTCCTCGCGCTCACGGAGGGCCAGGGCGTGGACCACGTGCTGGAGGTCGGCGGTGTCGCGACGCTGCCCCAGTCCGTGCGCGCCACGAAGCCCGGCGGCCACATCGCGCTCATCGGCCTGCTCACCGGCGCCCCGGGCAAGCCCGACAACACCGCCACCGGCAACAAGCAGCTGCGCGTCGTCAGCACCTACGTGGGCAGCCGCGCCATGTTCGAGGACATGCTGCGCGCCATGGAGCCCCAGAAGACGAAGCCCGTCATCGACCGCGTCTTCCCCTTCGAGCAGGCGCGCGAAGCCCTGCGCTACATGGAGTCCGGCGGCCACTTCGGGAAGATCGTCGTCTCCGTGTGACGCTGGCGGACACCCCGGCCCCCGACCGACGATTCCCTCCCCTGGCAGCACGACCTTGGGCGTAACGTCCCGCGCGACTTCCGGGACCGCTCGCGAGCGCAGGGGCGGGCCCGGCACCGAAAGGGTCCGAGCATGCCCCGCCTGTTGCCCCTCCTGCTGCTGTTGCTGGCGCCCGTCTTCCCGGCGTCCGCCCAGCCCCAGGAGTCCTCCCGCTTCTTCCCCTACACGCTGAAGACCACGAAGCTGCCCAACGGGCTCACCGTGGTGCGCGTGCCGTTCAACTCGCCCGGCATCGTCGCGTACATCACGTCCGTGCGCGTGGGCTCGCGCAACGAGGTGGAGCCCGGCCGCACCGGCTTCGCCCACTTCTTCGAACACATGATGTTCAAGGGCACGAAGTCCAACCCCGAAGGTCAGCGCGAGCGCATCCTGGGAGGCTTCGGCTTCGACGACAACGCCTTCACCACCGACGACATCACCGTCTACCAGGCCTACGGCCCCACCGCCGGCCTGCCGCGGCTCATCGAGCTGGAGGCGGACCGCTTCCAGAACCTGGAGTACTCCGAGCCGTCCTTCCAGACGGAGGCGCTCGCGGTGCTCGGCGAGTACCACAAGAGCGCCGCCGCCCCGGACCTCAAGATGGAGGAGTCGCTGGCGAAGACGGCCTTCACCCGCCACACGTACCAGCACACCACGCTCGGCTTCTACGACGACATCAAGGCCATGCCGAAGGCCTACGCGTACAGCCGCACCTTCTTCGAGCGCTGGTACACGCCCGCCAACACCACCCTCTTCATCGTCGGTGACTTCGACGACGCCCAGGTGCTGGAGGCGGTGACGAAGCACTACGGCCCGTGGAAGCGCGAGCTGACCACCGTCGCCATCCCCGCCGAGCCCGCGCAGACGAAGGCCCGCGCCGTCCACGTGGACTGGGCGCAGCCCACCCAGCCGCGCCACGTGCTCGCGTGGCGCACGCCCGCCGCCCGCGCCGACACGCCCGACGCCGCCCTCCAGGCCATCCTCGCCGAGTACGTCGTGGGCGACACCAGCCCCGCCTACAAGGAGCTGGTGCTGGAGAAGCAGCTCGTCGAGTCGCTGTACGTCTCCTCCGCGCCCCACCGCGACCCGTACCTGTTCCCCATCGACGCCACCCTCCAGGACGAGAAGCACCGCGCCGCCGTGGACGCGACGCTGCGCCGCGACGTGAAGGCCCTGGTGGACGGCAAGGTGGACGCCGCCCGCGTGAAGGCCATCCAGGACCACCTGCGCTACGGCCTGCTCATGGGCATGGACACCCCGCGCGACGTGGCCATCGACCTGGCCTACTACGCGGGCGTCATGGGCCCGCCGGACGCGCTCGCCAGCTACCTGAAGCAGTTGGGCAGCGTGACGCCGAAGCAGCTCACCGCGTTCGCGAAGAAGCACTTCACCGACGCGAACCTCACCGTCCTCACCCTCACCCCCAAGCCCGCCGCAGGAGGGACGCCGTGATGAAGTCCACCCCGTCCGTGTCCCTGGTGCTCGCCGCCGCGCTGTCCTTCGCCGGCTGCGCCTCCACCCCCAAGCCCCTGCCCGAGGCCGCGCCGCCCACCACGCCTCCGGCCACCACCGGCGCCGCGAAGTCCGACGCCGCGGTGCCGGCCGTGCCGCTGAAGCAGCCCAGGCCCCTGGAGCTCGTCGTGCAGGCCCGGCAGGACACGCCGCTCGTCAGCCTGCGGCTCGTGTTCCACACGGGCTCCATTGACGATCCGAAGGGCAAGGAGGGCCTCACCGCCCTCACCGCGAAGCTGATGGCGGAGGGCGGCACGCGGAAGCTCACCGCCGCGCAGCTGCTCGAAGCGCTCTACCCCATGGCCGCCGAACTCAAGGTGTTCACGGACAAGGAGATGACCACCCTCTCCGGCCGCGTCCACCAGGACTTCCTGCCGCGCTTCCTGGAGCTGTACACGGACACGCTGCTGGAGCCCCGCTTCGACCCCGCGGAGTTCGAGCGCCTGCGCGCCAACGCGCTCAATGCCGTGCGCAACGGCCTGCGCAGCGAGGACGACGAGACGCTGGGCAAGGTGGGCCTGGACGCGCTGCTCTACGCGGGCCACCCCTACGCCCACTTCACCGGCGGCACCGTGCAGGGGCTCCAGTCGCTCACGCTGGACGACGTGAAGGCGCACGCGCGCCGCGTCTTCACCCAGGACCGGCTCGTCGTCGGGCTCGCGGGCCCGGTGGATGCCACGCTCCAGCAGACCGTCACCTCGCGCCTCTCCGCGCTGCCCGCCACGGGGGCGCCCCGCGTGGCGCTGCCTGCCGTGCCGTCGTCGGCCGGCCGCACGCTCATCCTCCAGAAGCCCACGCTCTCCACCGCCGTGAGCATGGGCTTCGTCACGCCGATGCGCCGGGGCGACCCGGACTTCTTCCCGGTGGCGTTCGCGCTGTCGAACCTGGGCGAGCACCGCCAGTTCGTGGGCGTGCTCTTCAACGAGCTGCGCGAGCAGCGCGGCCTCAACTACGGCGACTACGCCTACGCCGAGCACTTCATCGAGGACCGGGGCAACGGCACGTTCAACCGCACGAACATCGTGCGCACCCAGCAGGACGTGTCCGTGTGGCTGCGCCCCGTGGTGCCCGCCAACGGCGTGTTCGCCACGCGCGGCGCGGTGTACTTCCTGGAGCGGATGTCGAAGGAGCCCCTCTCCCAGGAGCGCTTCGACCTGGTGCGCGGCTTCCTCCAGGGCTACACGCGCCTGTGGGAGCAGAGCGACCAGCGCAGGTTGGGGTACGCCATCGACTCGCTCTTCTACGGCACCCCGAACTTCCTGGAGTCCTACCGCGAGGCGCTGAAGACGATGACGCCGGAGTCCGTGAACGCCGCCGTGCGCCGGCAGCTCCAGCCGGAGAAGCTCGCGTTCGTGTTCGTCACGGAGGACGCGCAAGCGCTCGCGACGACGCTCAAGTCCGGGGCGCCGTCTCCCATCACCTACGCGTCGCCCAAGGAGCCGGAGCTGCTGAAGCTGGATGAGACGCTCATCCAGCAGAAGCTGCCGGTGCGTCCTGACGCCATCCAGGTCGTCCCGGCCTCGGGGTTCATGGAGCGCTGAAGCGCGGGCTTCCGGCGCTCAGGGGCTTTCCGGCAACGCCGTCCACACGCCGCGGAAGCGCTTGAGCGCCGGATCCTTCTGGCGCTTGCACTCCACCCCGTCCAGCGACACGGTGCCGTCGTCGCTCAGCAGCAGGACTTCGTCCGACGTGTCCGGCGTGAAGAAGGCCTCCGGGTTGAGCCGCGACAGGTCCACCGCGTCCACCGGCACCGGCGGGTCGTCCCCGCCCTTCCAGGTGAACAGCCGCGAGCGCGCCTCCGACGCGGTGGCGCCCGCCATGATGAGGTAGCGGCCCCGCCACGACGACAGCGAGCGGATGCCCAGCCCCCCCAGGTCCAGCAGCCTCGGCGCACCGAAGCGCGCGCTGACGCCCTCGCGCACCACCTGCTCCGGGTTGAGCAGCGGCACCACCAGCGCCTTGCCTTGCGTCAGCGGGCTGCGAAAGCCGATGAGCATCCCGGGCGCGTCCAGCATCGCCGTCAGGCCCTCGATGTTGAGGCCCCCGGCCTGCTTCGGCGGCAGCGGCTCCGCGTCCGCCAGCCCGTATGGGGCGAGGCGCGGCTCCGCGAGCAGGTCCTCCAGCAGCCGCGTGTACGGCTGTCCGATGAGCTGGACGTGCTCCGCGTCCGCCGCGCTCGTGGCGAAGAAGCGCAGGCGCGCGGGCTGCTTCTTGCCGGAGCTGTTGCGACCGTGCGACGTGAGCCAGAAGGCCAGGTCCCCCAGCCGCGAGCCCGCCTCGATGTCCGTCTCCGGGGGCTTCTTCTTCACCGGAAGCTCCAGCGACGGCGACAGGTCCACGGTCTTCAGCGGACGGCCTCCCGCGCGCGCGTCGTAGAGGCGCAGGATGTTGTCCTCGTCGTCCGCCACCACGAACAGGCCCTCGCCCAGCTCCACCGCGCCGGACGCGTCACAGCTTCCCTCGAAGACGACCGTGCCCTCGGGCCGCACCGCTGGCGGTGGGGACGCGAGCGCTTCGCGCCGCACGTTCACCTCACGGGTGCCGCAACCCACCACCAGGACACATCCCCACAGGAGCCAGCGATTCATGGCGCTGTTTCTCGCATGGCCTCCGGCGCTCCGGGAATCCAGAAGGCCTCCCGGAATTGTGACGTAACCAACAGGACATATCGCCTCGCGGGCGGAGGGTTTCCCCTCTGAGACGGGGCCGCGAATTGTACAAATGGCACAGGGCTGTAGCTCACACCGGGAGGGTGGCTTTTCTTCCGGCCTGGGAAGGTGGGTGCTAAGAGCCTCAGCATGCAATGCCCCGACTCCGGGCACGTTTCGTGGAGCCGGTCCGCAGGCGGCGCAGCCATCCGGCTCGCGGCCCTGGGCCTGCTGCTCTCCACGGCAGCGGCCCACGCACAGCCCGACCCGTTCACCCGCGGCTTCGACGCCGTCCCCGTGAAGCCCACGGCCGCGCAGTCCAGCGGCATCGCCCTGGAAGGCGCCACCACCGAAACGGTGGGCAGCTACCGCGGCGCACTGCTGCTGGACTTCAACTGGCGCATCCTCGCCCTCAAGCTGGGCAACGAGAAGCTGGGTGACCTCCTGCCCTACCGGCTGGACGCGCACCTGCTCTTCTCCTACCAACTGCTGGAGCGGTTGGAGCTGGGCGTGGACCTGCCCGTCACGCTCATCCAGGGCGACAACTTCTCGCTGCTGGGCAACGCGCTGAACGCGCCGGACTTCCCGGGCGCCGCGGGCGTCAGCGGCACCACGCTGGGCGACATCCGCCTGCTGCCGCGCGTGAGCCTGCTCAACCCGAGCCGCTTCCCGGTGGGCCTGGCGGTGGTGACGGAGGTGCGCCTGCCCACCGGCAGCGCGCAGAGCTTCACCGGTGAGCGCGGCGTGGTGTTCGCCCCGCGCCTCGCGGTGGACTGGAAGGTGGGGCCCCTGCCGCTGCGCGTGCTCGGCAACGCCGGCGTGCTGCTGCGCCCCGCGGCGCAGTACCTGAACCTGCGCGTGGACGACGAGCTGACGCTGGGCGCGGGCGGCATCGTGGACCTGCCGGACGTCTGGCGACTGCGCGAGGTGCAGGGCGTGGCGGAGATGCACCTGCGCACGCCGCTGGCGCGCCCGTTCAACTTCGACCAGGCGGATTCGCTCAAGACGCCGTGGGAGCTGCTCGTCGGCGCGCGGGCGAAGGTGTGGGGCAACTGGGGCGTGGAGCTGGACGTGGGCCGCGGCCTCAACGTCACCACCGGCTACGGCCGGGAGGCCCTGCGCGTGATGCTGGCGGTCCGCTACGACCAGTCCGGCCTGGACTCGGACGGCGACGGCGTGCCCGACGTGCGCGACCGCTGCCCCGCGCAGGCCGAGGACAAGGACGGCTTCGAGGACTACGACGGCTGCCCGGATCCGGACAACGACGGCGACGGCGTGGCGGACGGCGACGACGCGTGCCCCAGCAAGGCGGGCCCCGTGGAGAACAAGGGCTGCCCGGTGGAGCCGGACAAGGACACCGACGGCGACGGCATCATCGACAAGCTGGACAAGTGCCCGGACGTGCCCGGCCTGAAGGACTTCGACGGCTGCCCGGACACGGACCTGGATGAGATTCCGGACGGCGAGGACGACTGCCCCGACGTGGCCGGCCCGCCGGAGAACAACGGCTGCCCGTACGACGCCCCGCCCTACGTGGTCGTGGAGTCGGACCGCATCCGCATCAAGGGCAACATCCTCTTCGAGACGAACTCCGCCGTCATCCAGAAGCAGTCGTACCCGCTGCTGGACGAGGTGGCCGCCGTGCTCACCAAGAACCCGACGCTGGGGCCGGTGCAGATTGAAGGGCACACGGACAACAAGGGCTCGCGCTCGCTCAACCTGGACCTGTCCAAGCGGCGCGCGAAGTCGGTGCTCGACTACCTGGCCGGCAAGAAGATCGACCGCAAGCGCCTGACGTCGCAGGGCTTCGGGTTCGACCGGCCCATCGACACCAACGAGACGGCGCTCGGCCGCGCGAAGAACCGGCGCGTCGACTTCAAGCTGGTCAAGTCGGAGCTCGAGAGCGGCCCCAGGGAGACCATCGTCCCCCACGGCCAGCCGCCGCCGCCCGGCACAGAGCCCGTGCCCGGACCCGGCAGCCCTCCGGCGCCCGACGCGGGCACGCCCGCCGGCAAGAAGTAGCCACGGGAGCAAGGGACGGTCCCGCACACCACGGGCCGTCCCACGCCACCGAAGAATCGCGGGGACGGTCCGGTACACGGGCCGTCCCCGTTTCACCTTGGAAGGAACAGGAAGGGCCCACGCACGGCGGGCGGCTCGGATCCGTCCTGGCAGGAGCAGAGGGCCCTGCGCGAGGTGCGCGTGAGCCCGGGCTTCGAAGTCGCGCCGCCTCACCGTGAAGGACCTGGACGGCCGGGAGCAGCGCCTGCTCCCGTCACCGCGTCAGGCCCGCGCGCAGCCCGGTGGGCGGCCCTGGAACAGGGGCCAGCCCCGGCGCCCGCGGCACTACTTCTTCAGCGCCCGCTCGATGCGGCGGCGCAGGCCGGCTTCGGACAGCATGCCGCGCTGGGCGTCCGTCACCTTGCCGTCGCCGTCCAGGAAGTAGAGCGTCGGCAGCGCGTTCACCTGGAAGGCGCGCACCACGTCGTCGTCCGCGTAGACGACGTAGGGGCGCAGGTCCGGCTGGAAGCGCTGGAGGAAGTAGTCCACCTCCTGCTCCGCCGAGGGGCCTTCGTCCCGGCTGGCCGCCACGAACACGAGCCCCTGGGGCTCGTACTCCTTCGCCAGCTTCACCAGGTACGGCATCTCCTCGCGGCACGGCGGGCACCAGGTCGCCCAGAAGTCGAGCATCACCACCTTGCCCTTCAGGTCCGCCAGCGCCAGCGAGCCGCCATCGTGCTTGCGCATCGTGAAGGACTGCGGCGCCGCGCCATCCGGAACCAGCCGCGCCCGCTGCGCCTCGCGCACGCCCAGGAACGCCAGCGCCGCCAGTCCCAGCACCGCCACCACCGACAGCGCCGTCTTCACGCCATCCCCGCGCCCGCCCGGCGGCTTCGGTCCCTCGGTCCCTGCCTGCTGTGTCATCCGCGTTCCCTTCGTGTCAGGCGGCCGT
The Corallococcus soli DNA segment above includes these coding regions:
- a CDS encoding M16 family metallopeptidase, with protein sequence MKSTPSVSLVLAAALSFAGCASTPKPLPEAAPPTTPPATTGAAKSDAAVPAVPLKQPRPLELVVQARQDTPLVSLRLVFHTGSIDDPKGKEGLTALTAKLMAEGGTRKLTAAQLLEALYPMAAELKVFTDKEMTTLSGRVHQDFLPRFLELYTDTLLEPRFDPAEFERLRANALNAVRNGLRSEDDETLGKVGLDALLYAGHPYAHFTGGTVQGLQSLTLDDVKAHARRVFTQDRLVVGLAGPVDATLQQTVTSRLSALPATGAPRVALPAVPSSAGRTLILQKPTLSTAVSMGFVTPMRRGDPDFFPVAFALSNLGEHRQFVGVLFNELREQRGLNYGDYAYAEHFIEDRGNGTFNRTNIVRTQQDVSVWLRPVVPANGVFATRGAVYFLERMSKEPLSQERFDLVRGFLQGYTRLWEQSDQRRLGYAIDSLFYGTPNFLESYREALKTMTPESVNAAVRRQLQPEKLAFVFVTEDAQALATTLKSGAPSPITYASPKEPELLKLDETLIQQKLPVRPDAIQVVPASGFMER
- a CDS encoding zinc-dependent alcohol dehydrogenase family protein; this translates as MKAYELQHTTGIDGWVPVEKPRPQPGPGQALVRIHAVSLNYRDLIIARGTYPGAKTPLVPVSDGAGEVVAVGDGVTRVRPGDRVAPTFFQVWTDGQATPEKVAHALGGGVPGVLAEYVCLDAEGLVLLPDWLSYEEGATLPCAAVTAWNALVPQGGLKPGQTVLAQGTGGVSIFALQFARILGARVILTSSSDDKLARGKHLGADGLVNYKRSPAWEEDVLALTEGQGVDHVLEVGGVATLPQSVRATKPGGHIALIGLLTGAPGKPDNTATGNKQLRVVSTYVGSRAMFEDMLRAMEPQKTKPVIDRVFPFEQAREALRYMESGGHFGKIVVSV
- a CDS encoding TlpA family protein disulfide reductase; the encoded protein is MTQQAGTEGPKPPGGRGDGVKTALSVVAVLGLAALAFLGVREAQRARLVPDGAAPQSFTMRKHDGGSLALADLKGKVVMLDFWATWCPPCREEMPYLVKLAKEYEPQGLVFVAASRDEGPSAEQEVDYFLQRFQPDLRPYVVYADDDVVRAFQVNALPTLYFLDGDGKVTDAQRGMLSEAGLRRRIERALKK
- a CDS encoding OmpA family protein, giving the protein MQCPDSGHVSWSRSAGGAAIRLAALGLLLSTAAAHAQPDPFTRGFDAVPVKPTAAQSSGIALEGATTETVGSYRGALLLDFNWRILALKLGNEKLGDLLPYRLDAHLLFSYQLLERLELGVDLPVTLIQGDNFSLLGNALNAPDFPGAAGVSGTTLGDIRLLPRVSLLNPSRFPVGLAVVTEVRLPTGSAQSFTGERGVVFAPRLAVDWKVGPLPLRVLGNAGVLLRPAAQYLNLRVDDELTLGAGGIVDLPDVWRLREVQGVAEMHLRTPLARPFNFDQADSLKTPWELLVGARAKVWGNWGVELDVGRGLNVTTGYGREALRVMLAVRYDQSGLDSDGDGVPDVRDRCPAQAEDKDGFEDYDGCPDPDNDGDGVADGDDACPSKAGPVENKGCPVEPDKDTDGDGIIDKLDKCPDVPGLKDFDGCPDTDLDEIPDGEDDCPDVAGPPENNGCPYDAPPYVVVESDRIRIKGNILFETNSAVIQKQSYPLLDEVAAVLTKNPTLGPVQIEGHTDNKGSRSLNLDLSKRRAKSVLDYLAGKKIDRKRLTSQGFGFDRPIDTNETALGRAKNRRVDFKLVKSELESGPRETIVPHGQPPPPGTEPVPGPGSPPAPDAGTPAGKK
- a CDS encoding M16 family metallopeptidase encodes the protein MPRLLPLLLLLLAPVFPASAQPQESSRFFPYTLKTTKLPNGLTVVRVPFNSPGIVAYITSVRVGSRNEVEPGRTGFAHFFEHMMFKGTKSNPEGQRERILGGFGFDDNAFTTDDITVYQAYGPTAGLPRLIELEADRFQNLEYSEPSFQTEALAVLGEYHKSAAAPDLKMEESLAKTAFTRHTYQHTTLGFYDDIKAMPKAYAYSRTFFERWYTPANTTLFIVGDFDDAQVLEAVTKHYGPWKRELTTVAIPAEPAQTKARAVHVDWAQPTQPRHVLAWRTPAARADTPDAALQAILAEYVVGDTSPAYKELVLEKQLVESLYVSSAPHRDPYLFPIDATLQDEKHRAAVDATLRRDVKALVDGKVDAARVKAIQDHLRYGLLMGMDTPRDVAIDLAYYAGVMGPPDALASYLKQLGSVTPKQLTAFAKKHFTDANLTVLTLTPKPAAGGTP
- a CDS encoding DUF3616 domain-containing protein; its protein translation is MNRWLLWGCVLVVGCGTREVNVRREALASPPPAVRPEGTVVFEGSCDASGAVELGEGLFVVADDEDNILRLYDARAGGRPLKTVDLSPSLELPVKKKPPETDIEAGSRLGDLAFWLTSHGRNSSGKKQPARLRFFATSAADAEHVQLIGQPYTRLLEDLLAEPRLAPYGLADAEPLPPKQAGGLNIEGLTAMLDAPGMLIGFRSPLTQGKALVVPLLNPEQVVREGVSARFGAPRLLDLGGLGIRSLSSWRGRYLIMAGATASEARSRLFTWKGGDDPPVPVDAVDLSRLNPEAFFTPDTSDEVLLLSDDGTVSLDGVECKRQKDPALKRFRGVWTALPESP